The Chloroflexota bacterium sequence AATTCCTGCTGCTCAAATTGTTTTTACCCGCCGCTCAACAACTTCGCCATCCGAAAGCAAAATCGTCTCGTCTGTGCGGCGGGTAATCGCCGCGTCATGCGTGACAATCAGAACAGTTTTGCCTTGTTCGGCCAGATTTTCAAATAGATCCAAAATTGCACCTGCTGAGCGCGAATCGAGATTGCCAGTCGGCTCGTCAGCCAAAATAATCGCCGGATCCGTCGCCAGGGCACGCGCAATCGCCGCGCTTTGCTGCTGACCACTCGACATTGAGCCGGGGAATTTGTGCGCATGATCCGCCAACCCAACCGTTTCCAGCAATTCCATCGCCCGGTCGCCGCGCTCCCCAAAGGGATATACTTTGCAATAATCCATCGGCAGCATCGTATTTTCGAGCAGCGTCAGCGTAGGCAACAACTGAAAAAATTGAAAGACCACGCCCATATTTCGACCGCGCCACAGCGAGCGTTTACTCTCGCTCAGCCGGTAAATATCCGTTCCACCCACCAACACCTGCCCGCGGGTCGGGTGATCGATGCCCGTAATCATATTGATCAGCGTCGATTTTCCGCTGCCCGATTTCCCCACAATCGAGACAAATTTGCCATATTCAAATTCCAGGTCAACCGCCTGCAAGGCCACAAAGCGGCCCGCCGCGTTTTCGTAGATTTTATCGATGCCTTTCAATGCAATCGCGGGAACATCATCCTGGGGAATCAGTTTTATAGCGGATTTTCCGTTCGAGGGGGATTCCACTACCCGAATATGACCAGCGGCCTCGCTCGAGGCGGGTTTTTGCTCTCGATGAATGGGCGCCACCACCGAGGGTTTGCCGCCGCCATTTAGGCCAGCGCCCCTCACCGGGGCCGCGTCCAGCGCGCCATCCGTGATATGCAACCGCCGCGAAAAGCGTTCCACCATACTCTCATCATGGGTTACGATCACAATTGTTTTTCCAGCATCAACCAATCGCTCAAAAATCTGAAATATTGTTTCCGCGGTGGCCGTATCGAGATTGCCGGTCGGCTCATCGGCCACAATCACGGGCGGATCGTTGACCAATGCCCGCGCGATGGCTACACGCTGTTTTTGCCCGCCAGAAATATGCGCCGGAATTTTGTAGGCGTGCTCAACGATTTCGACCATCTCCAGCAATTCCAGCGCCCGCGCTTTGCTGGTCCGCGGATGATAATTGCCCGTGAAATCAGGCGGCAGCATCACATTTTCAACCAGATTTAGCGTCGGCATCAACTCAAAGGATTGATAAACAATCCCCAAATTGTGGCCGCGCCAGATCGCCAGTTCGTCTTCGCTCAAGGTATGGATCGAAAGCGGCGCGCCGTTTGCGCCGGACGAATTCCCGGTGCCATTCCCCTGGAATAGCACCTCCCCCTCGCTTAGCGTACTCACCCCAGAGATCATATTGAGCAGCGTGGTCTTGCCCGCGCCAGACTTTCCGGTAATGCCCAAAAATTCGCCCTGTTGAATATCCATGTGGATATCCTTCAGGGCAATAAATGGGCCATCACCGGTGGCATACGCTTTGGTTACGCCGCGTAACTGCAAAATCATATTTTTTGTTTCTGTCATGAAAACTCACTTGTACAAAATATCAAACGTCAAATGCTACCATAGAACGCATCGCCTTTGCTTACAGTTTGGTGAGTTTTTTCACAGACACACATTAGATTATCGCTGGGCGGTGAATAATGCCATCAGCTATTTGCCATATCGCTGTAGCGAAGCGGCGTATGAAATAGCGGTTGTGTGGGTTTTGGGATCAAGATCAATGATGCGCGCTACCGTGGATTCTAAAAACATGCGATCGTGACTAACGATCAACGCCGCGCCGGAAAAGCCACTCAACCAATCTTCCAACCATTCGAGCATGACAATATCAAGATGATTGGTTGGCTCATCCAGCAATAAGAGCTGCGGACGGGAGAGCAGTACTCGCGCCAGAGAAAAGCGTGTTTTCTGCCCCCCGCTGAGCGTAGCCGCAAGCTGCTCAATAGGAATTGAATCCAATCCAAAGGCGCGTAAAACTTCGCACATTTGAGCAGGGTTGAATCGAGTGGCACGCGCCAAACGATAGAGTACTTCATCATAGGCTTGCTGAAGCCAAGCGTCAGTGGGGCTTATAGCAATTTGTTGAGCGATTTCTACAAGTTGGGTTTCAAGGGCATCCACATCGCCAGTGACTTGTGCGATCATTTCGCCGACGGTCTCCTCTGGGGGTGGATCAAAACCCTGGTCCAAGTAACCCACCCGAAGGTCCGCGGGCGTTAGGCTCACATGCCCGGAATCAGGATGCTCTTCACCACAGAGAATCCGCAATAAAGTTGTTTTTCCGCATCCATTGGGGCCGATCAGCCCAACTCGCTCCCCCGCGTTGACGCTAAAGTTGACATCCTTGAGAATCGGTTCGATGTCGTAGGTTTTACTAATTTGATGGACGGTAAGCATGCTTGCTCCTATAGATTAAAACAAAAAACCACGGGCGACGCCCCTGGCCTGCAACTGCAAAAACGGCAGTTTTCGCTGCGATGGTCGGTTTGTTGCCGAAAAATCAGAACAATCTATAGGCTGTCGGTCACTGTCATGCTCCTAATAGGGTTGATAACGGGAGAATTATATCACAGACACCATTGCCGAAAAGGGCAATTCGTGCTAAAATAGAACATATGAGCGAATTAACACGTTTAGCCATGCTGACTCAGCAAATGCACCTGGAACCTTCCGGCGGGCTCGAATGCCCGGATTTATCGCTGCGCAAGCAGGATTCTATCGCTGTCAGCCATGCCATGCTGCCCAACGGACGCAAGCTCAAATTGCTCAAAACCTTGCTGACGTCAGTCTGCGAGCGCGATTGCTACTATTGCCCTTTTCGAGCGGGGCGCGATTTTCGTCGGGCAACCTTCAAGCCGGATGAATTCGCCAAGATATTTATGTATATGCACAAAGCCGGGTTGGTAGAAGGCGTTTTCCTGAGTTCAGGGGTGGTCAACGGTGGTGTCTATACGCAAGATCGGCTTCTGGCTACTGCCGAAATTTTGCGGCACAAGTATTCTTATCGTGGTTACCTACACTTGAAGATGATGCCCGGGGCGCAGCAAGCCCAGGTGGAACAGGCCATGCTGCTGGCCGACCGCGTTTCAGTCAATTTGGAAGCCCCCAATACAGAACGACTGCGAAAACTCGCCCCACACAAGGAATTTATCGAAGAGTTATTGACCCCACTGCGCTGGGTGGAGGAAATCCGCAAAACCCAAACGCCTCACAAAGCCTGGAAGGGAACCTGGCCCTCCACCGTGACGCAATTTGTGGTCGGCGGCGCGGACGAAAGCGATATCGAATTGCTTTCCACAACCGAATATCTGCACCGCCAGATGGGGCTGGCGCGGGCTTACTTTTCGGCATTCAGCCCAGTTGTGGATACACCCCTCGAAAACAAATCCCCCACTCCGCAGGAACGGCAAAATCGTTTGTACCAGGCATCCTTTCTGATTCGGGATTATGGCTTCAATCTGGAGGAGATGCCCTTCGAAGGAAATGGCAACTTGCCATTAGGCGTAGACCCCAAAACTGCCTGGGCACAACAATCCTTGCAAACCCCAGTGGAAGTCAACACAGCCCCGCGCGAATTATTGCTACGCATCCCAGGGATCGGCCCCAAAAGTGTTGCGATAATTTTAAAAACACGCCGCGAATCAAAATTTCGTGATCTAAGCCAACTCGCAAAACTGGGCATTCGAGCCAAGCAGGCCGCACCTTTCATTTTGCTGGATGGCACACAACCAGCGTATCAGATGGCGTTGTTTTAATAGGCAAAGACCTCCAAAATTCTATAACTCGGAGTTGCCCTCATAAGACTTCGGAGGTTTGTCCACGCCATCTACAAATCGCGGATATAAACGCGATGGTTCTTATAGCGTTTGCCGCCCAGATTTTCGAGATCGTTGCGCATCTGCACAGCGGATTCGGCCACTTGTGTCAAATCGGCGTGGGTGAAGCGCGAGCCCAGCAGCGATTTTTCCATCTCGGAGTAGAGCAAGGCATTG is a genomic window containing:
- a CDS encoding ABC-F family ATP-binding cassette domain-containing protein, which encodes MLTVHQISKTYDIEPILKDVNFSVNAGERVGLIGPNGCGKTTLLRILCGEEHPDSGHVSLTPADLRVGYLDQGFDPPPEETVGEMIAQVTGDVDALETQLVEIAQQIAISPTDAWLQQAYDEVLYRLARATRFNPAQMCEVLRAFGLDSIPIEQLAATLSGGQKTRFSLARVLLSRPQLLLLDEPTNHLDIVMLEWLEDWLSGFSGAALIVSHDRMFLESTVARIIDLDPKTHTTAISYAASLQRYGK
- a CDS encoding radical SAM protein, giving the protein MSELTRLAMLTQQMHLEPSGGLECPDLSLRKQDSIAVSHAMLPNGRKLKLLKTLLTSVCERDCYYCPFRAGRDFRRATFKPDEFAKIFMYMHKAGLVEGVFLSSGVVNGGVYTQDRLLATAEILRHKYSYRGYLHLKMMPGAQQAQVEQAMLLADRVSVNLEAPNTERLRKLAPHKEFIEELLTPLRWVEEIRKTQTPHKAWKGTWPSTVTQFVVGGADESDIELLSTTEYLHRQMGLARAYFSAFSPVVDTPLENKSPTPQERQNRLYQASFLIRDYGFNLEEMPFEGNGNLPLGVDPKTAWAQQSLQTPVEVNTAPRELLLRIPGIGPKSVAIILKTRRESKFRDLSQLAKLGIRAKQAAPFILLDGTQPAYQMALF
- a CDS encoding ABC transporter ATP-binding protein, with amino-acid sequence MVERFSRRLHITDGALDAAPVRGAGLNGGGKPSVVAPIHREQKPASSEAAGHIRVVESPSNGKSAIKLIPQDDVPAIALKGIDKIYENAAGRFVALQAVDLEFEYGKFVSIVGKSGSGKSTLINMITGIDHPTRGQVLVGGTDIYRLSESKRSLWRGRNMGVVFQFFQLLPTLTLLENTMLPMDYCKVYPFGERGDRAMELLETVGLADHAHKFPGSMSSGQQQSAAIARALATDPAIILADEPTGNLDSRSAGAILDLFENLAEQGKTVLIVTHDAAITRRTDETILLSDGEVVERRVKTI